One genomic segment of Aliarcobacter cibarius includes these proteins:
- a CDS encoding ABC transporter ATP-binding protein yields the protein MKKIVEIKNLRKTFCKGDICVANSLNLDLIEGEIFTILGTSGSGKTTFLRMLAGLEKPDSGEISIDQEKVFSNNINLEPNKRKVAIVFQNYALLPHINVASNILFGSNASKEKLEVILEKTKLKGHEKKYPHELSGGQQQRVALARAIINKPKILLLDEPLSNIDTELRNILRTELKEMIREFNITALFITHDKEDAFFLSDRIAIMHGGDILQVGTAKELYNNPKTLYCASFLGKITKIDENSYIRPENIKISENGQIEGIVKENIFYGNFNEITIFANGQNLIVNSSDENLKVGDIVKLSFEDRIMKF from the coding sequence ATGAAAAAAATAGTTGAAATAAAAAATCTAAGAAAAACATTTTGTAAAGGTGATATTTGCGTTGCAAATAGTCTTAATCTAGATTTAATTGAAGGTGAAATTTTCACAATTCTAGGAACTAGTGGAAGTGGAAAAACCACTTTTCTAAGAATGCTTGCAGGATTAGAAAAACCTGATAGTGGAGAAATTTCGATAGATCAAGAAAAAGTATTTTCAAACAATATAAATCTTGAACCTAATAAAAGAAAAGTTGCTATTGTATTTCAAAACTATGCACTTCTTCCGCATATAAATGTTGCTTCAAATATTCTATTTGGAAGTAACGCTTCAAAAGAAAAGTTAGAAGTAATCCTAGAAAAAACTAAATTAAAAGGTCACGAAAAAAAATATCCTCATGAACTTAGTGGAGGTCAACAACAAAGAGTTGCACTTGCACGAGCTATCATAAATAAACCAAAGATACTACTTCTTGATGAGCCATTGAGTAATATCGACACAGAGCTAAGAAATATTTTAAGAACTGAATTAAAAGAGATGATAAGAGAGTTTAATATAACTGCTTTATTTATCACTCATGACAAAGAAGATGCTTTTTTCCTTTCAGATAGAATCGCAATAATGCATGGTGGAGATATTTTACAAGTAGGTACAGCAAAAGAGTTATATAACAATCCAAAAACTCTTTATTGTGCAAGTTTTTTAGGAAAAATAACAAAAATAGACGAAAATAGTTATATAAGACCTGAAAATATCAAAATATCTGAAAATGGTCAAATAGAGGGAATTGTAAAAGAAAATATATTTTATGGTAACTTCAATGAAATTACAATTTTTGCAAATGGACAGAATTTAATAGTTAACAGCAGTGATGAAAATTTAAAAGTTGGAGATATTGTAAAACTAAGTTTTGAAGATAGAATCATGAAATTTTAA
- a CDS encoding FtsW/RodA/SpoVE family cell cycle protein — MNFSENNIKQNNYNPILGQADYYLFILVSILVIMSMIFSYSLTVYTVEFFGYERYHFFLRQFVVGVASIAIMWFLSKSDPAKILGKIGMFCFVFFFALMVVMPILPGFLVTESGGANRWIRLPGFSLSPVEFFKIGFVYFISWSFNRKVLNQPKKGLIGDTIILAPYFLFFMIVVFIIAFLQKDLGQVVLLGAILVVLIIFANRSFKIFLALGGLAVIGVVGLIIAAPHRIKRIHSWWSMVQDGILSVLPSSFETYLRIDDLPEPYQVSYSLKAINNGGFFGQGIGLGDVKLGFLSEVHTDFVLAGITEELGLLGLAFIAFIILMIIWRIFKISRRVENKIYHLFTVSVALMIIVAFIINSYGISGMIPIKGIAVPFLSYGGSSMLAMSIAIGLVLSISRTIRFDFKVKNG; from the coding sequence ATGAATTTTAGCGAAAACAATATTAAACAAAACAATTATAATCCTATATTAGGACAGGCAGATTATTATCTGTTTATTTTAGTGTCAATTTTAGTAATAATGAGCATGATTTTTTCATACTCATTAACTGTTTATACAGTAGAATTTTTTGGTTATGAAAGATACCATTTTTTCTTAAGACAATTTGTTGTTGGTGTAGCATCAATAGCAATAATGTGGTTTTTGTCTAAATCTGATCCAGCTAAAATTTTAGGTAAAATTGGAATGTTTTGTTTTGTTTTCTTTTTTGCATTAATGGTTGTAATGCCTATTCTTCCAGGATTTTTAGTAACTGAGTCAGGAGGTGCTAATAGATGGATTAGGCTTCCAGGTTTTTCTCTATCTCCTGTAGAGTTTTTTAAAATAGGATTTGTATATTTTATCTCTTGGTCATTTAATAGAAAAGTTTTAAATCAGCCTAAAAAGGGTTTAATTGGTGACACTATAATTCTTGCTCCATATTTTTTATTTTTTATGATAGTTGTTTTTATTATTGCATTTTTACAAAAAGATTTGGGACAAGTTGTTCTTTTAGGAGCAATTTTAGTTGTGTTGATAATTTTTGCGAATAGGTCATTTAAAATATTTTTAGCTTTAGGTGGTTTAGCTGTAATTGGAGTTGTTGGATTAATTATTGCAGCACCTCACAGAATAAAAAGAATTCATTCATGGTGGTCAATGGTTCAAGATGGAATATTATCTGTTCTACCATCTTCTTTTGAAACATATTTAAGAATTGATGATTTACCTGAGCCATATCAAGTTTCATATTCATTAAAGGCAATAAATAATGGTGGTTTTTTTGGACAAGGAATAGGCTTAGGAGATGTAAAATTAGGTTTCTTATCTGAAGTTCATACAGACTTCGTTTTAGCTGGAATCACTGAAGAATTAGGGCTTTTAGGTTTAGCTTTTATAGCATTTATTATTTTAATGATTATTTGGAGAATATTTAAAATAAGTAGAAGAGTGGAAAATAAAATCTATCATCTTTTTACAGTTAGTGTTGCACTGATGATAATTGTAGCATTTATTATAAATTCTTATGGAATTTCTGGAATGATACCAATAAAGGGTATTGCTGTTCCGTTTCTATCATATGGAGGTTCATCTATGCTCGCAATGTCAATAGCTATCGGATTGGTTTTATCTATAAGTAGAACAATAAGATTTGATTTTAAGGTTAAAAATGGGTAA
- a CDS encoding anthranilate synthase component II, translated as MVLMIDNYDSFTYNIVQYCLELGADLKVIRNDELSLEEIKALNPEKIIISPGPATPNEAGVCLEVIKEFAGVVPIFGICLGHQAIAQVFGAKVVRAKNMMHGKTSRIKVLKSTKIFDTLPEEFIQTRYHSLIVENIDLPDDIIVTSKSLDDGEIMSLEIKGKNIYGVQFHPESILSEYGHKIIDNFLKI; from the coding sequence ATGGTTTTAATGATTGATAATTATGATAGCTTCACATACAATATTGTACAGTATTGCCTAGAACTAGGTGCAGATTTGAAAGTTATTAGAAATGATGAGTTAAGTTTAGAAGAGATAAAGGCTTTAAATCCTGAAAAGATAATAATATCTCCAGGTCCAGCTACTCCAAATGAAGCTGGAGTTTGTCTTGAAGTTATAAAAGAGTTTGCAGGAGTTGTTCCAATTTTTGGTATATGTTTAGGACATCAGGCAATTGCTCAGGTTTTTGGAGCAAAAGTAGTGCGCGCAAAAAATATGATGCATGGTAAAACTTCTCGAATAAAAGTTCTAAAAAGTACAAAAATATTTGATACTTTACCAGAAGAGTTTATTCAAACAAGATATCACTCTTTAATAGTGGAAAATATAGATTTACCAGATGATATAATTGTTACATCAAAAAGTCTAGATGATGGAGAAATAATGTCTTTAGAAATTAAAGGTAAAAATATTTATGGTGTGCAATTTCATCCAGAGTCAATTTTAAGTGAATATGGTCATAAAATCATAGATAATTTCTTAAAAATATAA
- a CDS encoding glycosyltransferase family 39 protein: MSISYKEALNLFVNESVLSIITNISTYIFGQNDLALRGPFVIFYVLSSFLMYKITKNYFKYEKDRFINIVIFMTLPGVLSASLLVNTAIIVIFFTLIYIYYYQTYQKHLYVILPFLLLVDNSFAILFLSLFFFSFKTKDRLLLYLSVTLFFLSLYIYGFSTDGKPKGFLIDTVGIYSAIFSPVLFLYFLYAIYKVAFSKDTNLVWYISFTALILSIIISFRQRVYIEDFAPFVVIFLPMMLKMFLNAYRVRLKEFRKAYNILAILIIFMLFINVFLTFINKPLYYVLPEPKKHFVYQYHFAKDLSKELKAKNINNIIVDDNELALRLKFYQIEVGDRYFLSTKEFYNYDEKIAINYLGKDIFFVYIKKL, from the coding sequence TTGAGTATTTCATATAAAGAAGCTTTAAATTTATTTGTAAATGAATCTGTTTTATCTATTATTACAAATATTTCTACCTATATTTTTGGACAAAATGATTTGGCATTAAGAGGACCTTTTGTAATTTTTTATGTTTTAAGCTCATTCTTAATGTATAAAATTACAAAAAATTATTTTAAATATGAGAAAGATAGATTTATAAATATAGTAATATTTATGACATTACCTGGTGTTTTAAGTGCTTCTTTATTAGTTAATACAGCAATAATAGTTATCTTTTTTACTTTAATTTATATTTATTATTATCAAACATACCAAAAACATTTGTATGTAATTCTTCCATTTTTACTTTTAGTTGATAACTCTTTTGCCATATTATTTTTATCACTGTTTTTCTTTTCTTTTAAAACAAAAGATAGACTATTATTGTATTTAAGTGTAACATTATTCTTTTTATCACTTTATATATATGGATTCTCAACTGATGGAAAACCAAAAGGTTTTTTAATAGATACTGTTGGTATTTATTCAGCAATATTTTCACCAGTATTATTTTTATATTTTTTATATGCTATATATAAGGTAGCTTTTTCGAAAGATACAAATTTAGTTTGGTATATAAGTTTTACAGCATTAATTTTGTCCATAATAATATCTTTTAGGCAAAGAGTTTATATAGAAGACTTTGCACCATTTGTTGTGATTTTTTTACCAATGATGTTAAAAATGTTTTTAAATGCATATAGAGTTAGACTTAAAGAGTTTAGAAAAGCTTACAATATTTTGGCTATTTTAATTATCTTTATGCTTTTTATAAACGTATTTTTAACTTTTATAAATAAACCTTTATATTATGTTCTACCTGAACCAAAAAAACATTTTGTTTACCAATACCACTTTGCAAAAGATTTATCAAAAGAATTAAAGGCAAAAAATATAAATAATATTATAGTAGATGATAATGAATTAGCTTTGAGATTAAAGTTTTATCAAATAGAAGTTGGAGATAGATATTTTTTATCTACAAAAGAATTTTATAATTATGATGAAAAAATAGCTATAAATTATCTAGGTAAAGATATATTTTTTGTCTATATTAAAAAATTATAA
- a CDS encoding Fe(3+) ABC transporter substrate-binding protein — protein MFKKLAICSLLFTNILFATNEVNVYSQRHYDSDKALFKKFEEKTGIKVNLVTAKAEELVSRLSIEGANSPADILITADIGNLYEAKERDLLQSATSKTLEENIPSHLRDEDGKWFAITKRARLFVYNPKKIDPKDLSDYFSLTKPEFKGKVITRSSTNAYNKSLLASIIAHNGEEKSLEFVKGLVENFARNPKGADKDQIRAVASGEADIAIVNSYYLGVMANSGDKVDESIAKEVKVFFPAQNTTGTHINISGAGVTKFSPNKENAIKLIEFLTSVEAQGELAQGNYEYPINPKVKPAGIVASWGEFKEDTIALNKVGKETKKAVEIATKGNWK, from the coding sequence ATGTTTAAAAAATTAGCAATTTGTTCTTTGCTTTTTACAAATATTTTATTTGCTACAAATGAAGTAAATGTATATTCTCAAAGACATTATGATTCAGATAAAGCACTATTTAAAAAATTTGAAGAAAAAACTGGAATTAAAGTAAATCTTGTAACAGCAAAAGCCGAAGAACTAGTTTCAAGACTTTCAATAGAAGGTGCAAATAGTCCAGCTGATATACTTATAACTGCAGACATTGGAAATTTATATGAAGCAAAAGAGAGAGATTTACTTCAATCAGCAACTTCGAAAACTTTAGAAGAAAATATTCCAAGTCACTTAAGAGATGAAGATGGAAAATGGTTTGCAATCACAAAAAGAGCCAGACTTTTTGTTTATAACCCTAAAAAAATTGATCCAAAAGATTTAAGTGATTATTTTTCTCTTACAAAACCTGAATTTAAAGGTAAAGTGATAACAAGAAGTTCTACAAATGCATATAATAAATCACTTCTTGCTTCTATTATTGCACATAATGGAGAAGAAAAATCGTTAGAGTTTGTAAAAGGTTTAGTAGAAAATTTTGCTAGAAATCCAAAAGGTGCTGACAAAGATCAAATAAGAGCAGTTGCTTCTGGAGAAGCTGATATAGCTATTGTAAACTCTTACTATTTAGGTGTTATGGCAAATAGTGGAGATAAAGTTGATGAAAGCATTGCAAAAGAGGTAAAAGTATTTTTTCCTGCACAAAATACAACAGGAACACATATAAATATCTCTGGAGCAGGTGTTACTAAATTTTCACCAAATAAAGAAAATGCTATAAAATTAATAGAATTCTTAACAAGTGTTGAAGCTCAAGGAGAATTAGCTCAAGGAAATTATGAATATCCAATAAATCCGAAAGTTAAACCAGCTGGAATTGTAGCTTCATGGGGTGAATTCAAAGAAGATACAATAGCTTTAAATAAAGTTGGGAAAGAGACAAAAAAAGCTGTTGAAATAGCAACAAAAGGAAATTGGAAATAA
- a CDS encoding peptidylprolyl isomerase, which translates to MFRFKKDLKEYNYTKEELSKFKFAKITTSKGIIWIELFNEETPNTVSNFATLANDGFYNGLNFHRVIAGFMAQGGCPDGTGAGGPDWAIKCEVNAPKQVHNRGSLSMAHAGRDTGGSQFFICFVPCPHLDRNHTVFGEINPNDTESFEVLDKIKQRDEIISIEILERK; encoded by the coding sequence ATGTTTAGATTTAAAAAAGATTTAAAAGAATACAACTATACAAAAGAGGAATTATCAAAATTTAAATTTGCTAAAATTACTACAAGTAAAGGTATTATTTGGATTGAATTATTTAATGAAGAAACTCCTAATACAGTTTCTAATTTTGCAACATTAGCAAATGATGGTTTTTATAATGGATTAAACTTCCATAGAGTTATTGCTGGATTTATGGCTCAAGGTGGATGTCCAGATGGAACTGGTGCAGGTGGACCAGATTGGGCAATAAAATGTGAAGTAAATGCTCCTAAACAAGTTCATAATAGAGGGAGTCTTTCAATGGCTCATGCAGGAAGAGATACTGGTGGAAGTCAATTTTTTATCTGTTTTGTACCTTGTCCTCATTTAGATAGAAATCATACAGTATTTGGAGAAATAAATCCAAATGATACAGAGAGCTTTGAGGTACTTGATAAAATAAAACAAAGAGATGAGATTATATCTATAGAGATATTAGAGAGAAAGTAG
- a CDS encoding peptidoglycan D,D-transpeptidase FtsI family protein, with product MSSNKIFEIDNTKKIIILFAFIFFFVILLLTSIFRTVNDKKHSISLKAEKKELPVRGDIISEDNFKISTSKKLYRAEIDTRHISPEKKELFLNLFSIYSGIDYKTLKDKLTEGEKTPGNLVLSYSINSRSAKNLKELDFKLSQLGVFTARMVNGSKLVKRLTISESGEKRGFAYGNTLTPVIGYISKFETDNGKTKVNGVKGLEKYYNTYLNNVKDGILKGQRDVINYVSFDKNSEMTQRVDGATLNLNIPLKLQKNNETTLDNHKKKLNADEIIVAIMESKTGKILTMASSNRFNPESIRQEDIPNLNVNAVEYQFEPGSVVKPLSISLAMDKGLIKKNESFPAYNSGGGKGAYPIGRFTIKDDHKFTKSYLSLDDIVIFSSNIGTLQIAQRLTGPEFFEGMKKFGFGRKTGIDLPYEKKGLMPKIWQFSANDKDKRDNIFKATVSYGQGMTSTFIQLIKSYSVFNNDGVMVTPRIVDHITYDGQKYKPFDDKPEKIISKETALEMKRMLVKTVDEGTGRSARIPGLEIGGKTGTAQIARGGKYLKKYISSFVGFVNDDKGNSYTIGVTVFNPNSTGVNWYYYYASQSAVPVFKEIVQNLVKLNYLIPKEGIIQ from the coding sequence ATGTCATCAAATAAAATCTTTGAAATTGATAATACTAAAAAAATAATAATACTTTTTGCTTTTATATTTTTCTTTGTAATTCTTCTTTTAACATCAATTTTTAGAACCGTAAACGATAAAAAACATTCAATTTCTCTAAAAGCTGAAAAAAAAGAACTTCCTGTTAGAGGAGATATTATAAGTGAAGATAATTTTAAAATTTCTACATCAAAAAAATTATATCGTGCTGAAATTGATACTAGACATATAAGCCCTGAAAAAAAAGAACTATTTTTAAATCTTTTTTCTATTTACAGTGGTATTGATTATAAAACTTTAAAAGATAAATTAACAGAAGGTGAAAAAACACCAGGTAACCTAGTTTTATCATATAGCATAAATTCAAGATCTGCAAAAAATTTAAAAGAATTAGATTTTAAATTAAGTCAGTTGGGCGTTTTCACAGCAAGAATGGTAAATGGATCAAAACTAGTTAAGAGATTAACAATTAGTGAAAGTGGTGAAAAAAGAGGTTTTGCTTACGGAAATACATTAACTCCAGTTATTGGATATATTTCAAAGTTTGAGACAGATAATGGTAAAACTAAAGTAAATGGAGTTAAAGGTTTAGAGAAATATTACAACACTTATTTAAATAATGTAAAAGATGGTATTTTAAAAGGACAAAGAGACGTTATAAACTATGTTAGTTTTGACAAAAATTCTGAAATGACTCAAAGAGTCGATGGAGCTACTTTAAATTTAAATATTCCATTAAAATTACAAAAAAATAATGAAACTACACTTGACAATCACAAAAAAAAGCTAAATGCTGATGAGATAATTGTTGCAATTATGGAAAGTAAAACTGGAAAAATCTTAACTATGGCATCATCAAATAGATTCAATCCTGAATCAATTAGACAAGAGGATATTCCAAATTTAAATGTAAATGCCGTAGAATATCAATTTGAACCTGGTTCTGTTGTTAAACCTTTATCCATCTCCTTAGCCATGGATAAAGGTTTAATCAAAAAGAATGAAAGTTTTCCAGCATATAATAGTGGTGGAGGAAAAGGTGCATATCCTATTGGAAGGTTTACAATTAAAGACGACCATAAATTCACAAAAAGCTACTTATCTCTTGATGACATTGTAATTTTTTCATCTAATATTGGTACTTTACAAATTGCGCAAAGATTAACTGGTCCAGAATTTTTTGAAGGTATGAAGAAATTTGGATTTGGAAGAAAAACTGGAATAGATTTACCTTATGAGAAAAAAGGTTTAATGCCTAAAATATGGCAATTTTCAGCAAATGATAAAGACAAAAGAGATAATATCTTTAAAGCAACTGTTTCATATGGTCAAGGTATGACATCTACATTTATTCAATTAATCAAATCTTATTCTGTTTTTAATAATGATGGAGTTATGGTTACACCTAGAATAGTTGATCACATAACTTATGATGGTCAAAAATACAAACCATTTGATGATAAACCTGAAAAAATTATTTCAAAAGAAACTGCTCTAGAAATGAAAAGAATGTTGGTTAAAACAGTTGATGAAGGAACAGGAAGAAGTGCTAGGATACCAGGACTTGAAATTGGTGGAAAAACTGGAACTGCACAAATTGCAAGAGGTGGAAAATATCTAAAAAAATATATTTCCTCTTTTGTAGGATTTGTAAATGATGATAAAGGTAACTCATATACTATTGGAGTTACTGTATTTAACCCAAATTCAACAGGTGTAAATTGGTACTATTACTATGCATCACAATCTGCTGTACCTGTGTTTAAAGAGATTGTTCAAAACTTAGTTAAATTAAACTATTTAATACCTAAAGAGGGTATAATTCAATAA
- a CDS encoding type II secretion system protein, which produces MLVSIIYSIFIPKNNINKFHELKNRVTLYLKLLRYQALLDHKYDEDISLWNKKRWTMKFFRCNQNIGGIYFVIYSDNNMTGHPNQIESLKDPLTNKYIYSTNSCEENMSNSKYALLTKNYNIKNIDMSCNNTDSLGQLSFGNDGRVYSKLSNFSNEKYSYEISDSCNIRFISNDNEIFEIKISPNTGQIQ; this is translated from the coding sequence TTGCTTGTATCAATAATATATTCTATATTTATTCCAAAGAATAATATAAATAAATTTCATGAACTTAAAAATAGAGTTACTTTATATTTGAAACTTCTTAGATATCAAGCTTTGCTAGATCATAAGTATGATGAAGATATTTCATTATGGAATAAAAAAAGATGGACAATGAAATTTTTTAGATGTAATCAAAATATTGGAGGAATATATTTTGTCATATATAGTGATAATAATATGACAGGTCATCCGAATCAAATAGAAAGTTTAAAAGATCCTCTTACAAATAAGTATATATATTCAACTAATTCTTGTGAAGAAAACATGTCAAATAGTAAATATGCATTACTTACAAAAAATTATAATATTAAAAATATTGATATGAGTTGTAATAATACAGATTCATTAGGACAACTTTCTTTTGGAAATGATGGAAGAGTTTATTCCAAGTTATCAAATTTTTCAAATGAAAAATATTCATATGAAATAAGTGACTCATGTAATATAAGATTCATATCAAACGATAATGAGATTTTTGAGATAAAAATTTCACCAAATACTGGACAGATACAATGA
- a CDS encoding ABC transporter permease: MEIKNLKSFIAPILGLLISLPILILIVYFLFSGSLNKEYLESSFLLDYTLNTSYLIVGTAIFVVIIGVITSYLSARFEYFGSKFFSICFVLPLAYPAYIFGYTYVGFFEFRGLLSQFFDDTSIKLDILNMPGAIFIFTIAMFPYVFILARVSFSMISKTIVELISLQKLNPVNAFFKVYLPLSYPAIFAGAILAIMETLSDYGTVLYFGVETFSVGIFKNWFGYGDLSGAINIAIVLLIFVFSILLVEHNIRKKFRFSSSTNSDEKASKINLKGKWNFLAFLISFLIASITLFIPTSVLIYWTFLDINTLDFTAFSYLFNTLKLNIISSSFIIFLAFFIVYFLRKFPTKFSSITHKLSMLGYSIPGAVVAVGLLLIANYIDKALGYMFFSGSFIILIYAYATRYFASSIGSVENGFSKINSSLDDASKIFCKNEKESIFKIYLPILKPYLLSGFLILYIDIAKELPATLILRPFNYDTLAIRVYELASNEMLYKTGFPSLILVCSTAIAVLLLNYKPKRKMK, translated from the coding sequence TTGGAAATAAAAAATCTAAAATCTTTTATAGCCCCTATTTTGGGGTTATTAATCTCTTTACCTATTTTAATTCTAATAGTATATTTTCTTTTTAGTGGCTCATTAAACAAAGAATATTTAGAAAGTAGCTTTTTATTAGACTATACATTAAATACATCGTATTTAATAGTAGGTACTGCAATATTTGTAGTAATCATTGGAGTAATTACTTCTTATTTAAGTGCAAGATTTGAATATTTCGGAAGTAAATTCTTCTCAATTTGTTTTGTTCTTCCTTTAGCTTACCCTGCATACATATTTGGTTACACATACGTTGGTTTTTTTGAATTTCGTGGACTTCTATCACAATTTTTTGATGATACATCTATAAAACTTGACATTTTAAATATGCCTGGTGCAATATTTATATTTACTATTGCTATGTTTCCTTATGTTTTTATTTTAGCTAGAGTCTCTTTTTCTATGATTTCAAAAACTATAGTTGAACTAATTTCTTTACAAAAATTAAATCCTGTAAATGCTTTTTTTAAAGTTTATCTTCCTTTGTCATACCCTGCTATTTTTGCGGGAGCAATTTTAGCTATTATGGAAACACTAAGCGACTATGGTACAGTTTTATATTTTGGAGTTGAAACATTTAGCGTTGGAATTTTTAAAAATTGGTTTGGTTATGGTGATTTAAGTGGAGCTATTAATATAGCTATTGTTTTACTAATTTTTGTATTTTCTATTCTTTTAGTTGAACATAACATTAGAAAAAAATTTAGATTTTCAAGCTCTACAAATAGTGATGAAAAAGCTTCTAAAATAAATTTAAAGGGTAAATGGAATTTTTTAGCATTTTTAATCTCATTTTTAATAGCTTCTATAACACTTTTTATTCCAACTTCTGTGTTAATTTATTGGACATTTTTAGATATTAATACTTTAGATTTTACAGCATTTTCATATTTATTTAATACACTAAAACTAAATATAATATCTAGTTCTTTTATAATATTCTTAGCATTCTTTATAGTATATTTTTTAAGAAAATTTCCAACAAAATTTTCAAGTATAACGCATAAGCTTTCTATGCTAGGATATTCTATCCCAGGAGCTGTAGTAGCTGTTGGATTACTTTTAATAGCAAATTATATTGACAAAGCTTTAGGATATATGTTCTTTAGTGGCTCTTTTATTATTTTAATTTATGCTTATGCCACTAGATATTTTGCTTCAAGCATTGGAAGTGTTGAAAATGGTTTTAGTAAAATCAATAGTTCTCTTGATGATGCTAGTAAAATTTTTTGTAAAAATGAAAAAGAGTCAATATTTAAAATTTATCTTCCAATTTTAAAACCATATTTATTAAGTGGATTTTTAATTTTATATATTGACATAGCAAAAGAGCTACCAGCTACTTTAATTTTAAGACCATTTAACTATGATACTTTAGCAATTAGAGTTTATGAATTAGCAAGTAATGAAATGCTTTATAAAACAGGATTTCCTTCTTTAATACTTGTTTGCTCAACTGCAATTGCTGTATTACTTTTAAATTATAAACCAAAAAGAAAGATGAAATGA
- a CDS encoding UDP-N-acetylglucosamine--N-acetylmuramyl-(pentapeptide) pyrophosphoryl-undecaprenol N-acetylglucosamine transferase, whose product MGNTIVITGGGTGGHLKIADVFIDEFVKRGFEVIYIGSTSGQDIAWFENDKRLKKAIFLTTSGVVNKKGIQKLLSLFNIFKRTYESLLILKKYNVNTVISVGGFSAAPTSFATIFKKDCNLFIHEQNSVIGTLNKKTMKFAKGFYSSFYSNSAIKDYPVKEIFFEKRRVRKELKTIAFFGGSQGAVAINNFALNLASRLNQMGIKIIHQTGAKDFSRVKNEYEKLKIDADVFDFTKDITEKMYEADFCVSRAGASTLFELCANNLPTFFVPFKYAASNHQYYNAKALLEKNLCFLENEDDLNIDKFFEILDKVELEKISIGLREFIKPNAIEKIVDDILKH is encoded by the coding sequence ATGGGTAATACAATTGTAATTACTGGTGGAGGTACCGGAGGACATTTAAAAATTGCTGATGTCTTTATAGATGAATTTGTTAAAAGAGGATTTGAAGTTATTTATATTGGTTCAACTTCTGGACAAGATATTGCTTGGTTTGAAAATGATAAAAGATTAAAAAAAGCTATTTTCTTGACTACAAGTGGAGTTGTGAATAAGAAAGGTATTCAAAAGTTACTATCCTTATTCAATATTTTTAAAAGAACTTATGAAAGTTTATTGATATTAAAAAAATATAATGTTAATACTGTTATTTCTGTTGGTGGATTTTCAGCAGCTCCAACTTCTTTTGCTACAATTTTTAAAAAAGATTGTAATCTTTTTATTCATGAACAAAATTCTGTTATAGGAACTTTAAATAAAAAAACAATGAAGTTTGCAAAAGGATTTTATTCTTCTTTTTATAGTAACTCAGCAATAAAAGATTATCCAGTAAAAGAAATTTTTTTTGAAAAAAGAAGAGTAAGAAAAGAATTGAAAACTATAGCTTTTTTTGGAGGTTCTCAAGGTGCAGTTGCTATAAATAACTTTGCATTAAATTTAGCTTCTAGATTAAATCAAATGGGTATAAAAATAATTCATCAAACTGGAGCAAAAGATTTTTCTAGAGTAAAAAATGAGTATGAGAAATTGAAAATTGATGCCGATGTTTTTGATTTTACAAAAGATATTACTGAAAAGATGTATGAAGCTGATTTTTGCGTAAGTCGAGCAGGAGCTTCTACTCTTTTTGAACTTTGTGCAAATAATCTTCCTACTTTTTTTGTACCTTTTAAATATGCAGCTTCAAATCATCAATATTATAATGCAAAAGCTTTATTAGAAAAAAATCTTTGCTTTTTAGAAAATGAAGATGATTTAAATATTGATAAATTTTTTGAAATTTTAGACAAAGTAGAATTAGAAAAGATTAGCATTGGTTTAAGAGAATTTATTAAACCTAATGCTATAGAAAAAATAGTTGATGATATATTAAAACATTAA